From Clostridiales bacterium:
ATAAAATAAGGTGGTGAAGTAAATGAATAAAGTTGTTTTAATAGGCAGATTGACTCGTGACCCGGAGCTTAAATTTACGGCGGGAAGCGGTGTAGCCGTAACCACCTTCACCTTAGCTGTTGATAGAAATTTTAAGAATAAAGAAGGCCAGAGAGAAGCAGATTTTATTAACTGTGTATCTTACAACAAATTGGCCGAAACGATGGCGAACTACTTAAAAAAAGGCAGGCTGATAGCGGTATCAGGCAGGATAGAGACACGTACTTTTGAAGGGAATGACGGTCAGAAAAGGTATTATACGGATGTAGTCGTCGACGATTTTCAGTTCCTTGAAAAGAAAGATGCAACTGCAACGTATACTCCGAAACCGACACCTGAAGGGCCAACGAACACAGGTGCCCAGAAGGATGAAGACTTTTTCCCTTTAAATGGTGATAATGAAGTTCCGTTTTAGAGGAATAAGGAGGGAAACTGGATGTTAAAGAAAAATCTTAAAAATAGAAGGCCTAAGAAAAAGATTTGTGCTTTTTGTGTCGATAAAGCTGAAGGCATAGATTATAAGGATGTAAGCAAACTTAGAAAATATGTATCTGAAAGAGGGAAGATTCTTCCAAGGAGAATTTCCGGAAATTGCGCAAAGCATCAGAGACAGCTTACAGTGGCAATAAAAAGAGCAAGAAATATTGCTCTTCTGCCTTACACAACCGAATAGGCAAAATAAATATAAAAAAATGCAGCCGGGTATTATAATACCCGGCTGCTGCTTGATTGTTGAGAAATAGAATTTAATTCATTTTATGTCTAATTGTGTATGACATTATATAGAGGATTTACAGCCCGGATACAGAATATATTCTGTAGCATATTTTTTGAGGGGGCTTTAAATAGGATGAACGAGGACTTTAACGTAACAGGTAATATAAAAACGATAGAATGGCTTAAAGTTGAAATACTGTCTGCTTTATCCTCGCTTAACAAGGGACTTTTAAAGGGATCGAAAGCAAGCAAGGATGTGATTGCGGATTGCATTGCGGGAATGGTCATATTATTGTATCTCCTTTCAAAAAGGATAGGCATAGAGTTTTCATATATAGACTCAAAGGTACAAAATAAATTGAAATTGGGCATACTTGAAGAGGATGAAATAGAAAAGGACTATGGAGATCTTTCGAAACTTTTGAACTATATAAGAGAGAGGAAATAATCCATTATGAATAAGATAAATACAAAGGCATTGGTGGAGGCGTCCATATTAATAGCTATCGCGTCCATAATCATAATAATGAGCATATATGTACCTTTTTTTATGATAGTAGGATATATATTATGGCCCATACCTATAACATTGCTTACATTTAAATATGATATAAAGATGAGCTTAATGTCGCTATTTGCACTATTTTTGATTGTATCTGCATTTGCAAACCCGATTTCGGCGTTTTCACTTATACTTTTATACGGCATACCAGCAGTAATTCTCGGGATATGCCTGAGGAGAAAGACATCGCCTTTTATTACAGTTTTATCGATGGCGGCTTCCATGTTTATATCATATATAGTTACTATAAAGCTTTCCACATTGATATTTGGAATAGATGTAATGAAGGAAACATATAAGATGTTTGATGACGGCATATCAGGGGCAAGAGAAATGCTAAGGGGCATGCAAATAAGCGAAGAGCAGATAAATGTGATGATTCCTAAGGAACTTAACTCCTCACTTTTGAGAATGGTTTTGCCGGGGATGCTCGCAGTTACATCTATTTTAGGTTCATTTTTAAATTATTACGTTGTGGGCATCATATTTAAGAGACTTAAAATAAAAATAGACACCTTAAAACCGTTTAACGAATGGTATGTGAGCAACAGTTTAAGCTATGGCCTGTTTTTTTCAATGCTTGTATCATTTATACTTGTATATTTAAAGGTAAATAATGCCGATATTGTGTTCAACAGCATATATATCATATTTCAGTTCGCTTTTATAATAGATGGTTTTGCCGTAGTTTACTGGTTTTTAAGGTCCAGAAGAATAGGGAAAATACTGAGCATATTTATAATGGTAATGCTGCTCAGCCTGTCGATGGTTATATTTTACCTTGGGATTATTGATTTTATATTAGATTTTCGAAAAATAAATCCATCGAGAAAGAGAAGAATTTACCCGGGGGAATAATCTATGAATGAACATAACAGAATTTTAAAAGTCCTGATGCCGAATACGAAGATATATCTTATAATCATTGGACTGTATACGGTTATGATGTTTTTCTACAATATTTATCTTGGCGCTTTGTGTTTGCTTCTTTTAGGAGTGCTCATCTATTATAACCTTTTGAGCATAAAAAACCGTAAAAGCGAATGGACAAAATATATAGAAAATCTGTCGTCCGATTTGGGGTTGGCCACTAAAAACGCAGTTTTGAACCTGCCACTGCCTCTTATAATATGCGAAGATAACGGGACGGTTTTATGGTATAACAAATCGATGGGCGATTACTTTACAAATGTAGATTTACTGGGCAAGAAAGTAAATGAGTATATAAAGGATATCGATATAAAAAATATTATATCGAAAAACATACAGATTGTTGACAAAGTCTTGATAGGGGATAAGATATTTTCTGTGCTTGTCAATCCCATAGATATTACGGATAGTAAAAGACAGAGCAAATATATTGTCATGCTGTATTTTATAGATAATACCGGCTATTATAATCTGAGCAAAAAATACGAGAGCCAGAGACCTGTGGTATGCCTTGTGGATGTAGATAACTTTGATGAAGCCCTGAAAAGTGTCGACGATGTGAACCGCCCGACGCTTGTGGCAGAAATAGATAAAAAAATCAACATGTGGGCGAATGAAACAAATGCGGTAATCCAAAAATATGATGATGATAAATATATACTGTTTTTTGAAGAAAAATATCTGGATGCCGTTATCGCAAAAAAGTTTGATATACTGGATAGCATAAGGGATATAACGGCTGGCAATAAATTTCCCGTTACGCTCAGCGTAGGCGTCGGTAAAAACGCACACGATTTAGGGAGCCTTGCATCCTATGCCTCGTCTGCAAGGGACCTTGCTTTAGGGCGCGGTGGAGATCAGGCGGTGGTCAAAGATGGGGAAAAGCTTTTGCTTTTCGGAGGAAAGACAAAAGAGGTTGAAAAGAGTACAAAAGTAAAGGCAAGAGTTATTGCCCACGCTTTATCCGATTTGATAGACCAGAGCGGAGAAGTTTTAATAATGGGACATGACACGCCGGACCTTGATTCCTTAGGTTCTGCTCTTGGCATATTCAGAGCTGTTAAAAACAGGGGAAAAAATGCGTATATCATTTTGAACAAACCTAATGACACCATACAATCCCTTCTCAAAAGGATGGAGGGTATGGCTCTTTACAGCAACATATTTATAACCGATGAGCAGGCTTTAAACAGGATAGCCAAAGATACTTTACTGGTAATCGTAGACGTGCATATAAAGAGCTTTACGGAGTTCCCGGGTATAGTGGATAAAATTGAAAAGATAGTTGTAATAGATCATCACAGAAAGAGTGCGGACTTTATAGACAATGCGGTGCTCTATTATATAGAGACATATGCTTCTTCAACAAGTGAACTTGTGACAGAGCTTATACAATATACTTCCGAAAAGCCGAACCTTACCGTCATCGAGGCTGAAGCGCTTATGGCAGGTATAATGGTAGATACAAAAAATTTCGGATTCAAGACAGGCGTCAGGACTTTTGAAGCGGCATCTTTTTTAAGAAGGTGCGGTGCTGATACGACATCGGTAAAACAGTTGCTGGCAGACGACTTTGCAACATATATCGAAAGGACGGAGACTGTTAAGAATGCAAAGATAATAGGGGAAAATATAGCCATATCGATATGCAAAGGAAGGGAAGGCAGTCTGTCGCTGGCAGTTCCTCAGGCAGCCGATGAACTTTTAAATATCAAGGGTATAGAGGCTTCGTTTGTCCTTGCAAAACAGGGTAAGGACGTCATAATAAGCGGAAGGTCCCTCGGGGATATGAACGTGCAGCTCGTCCTTGAAAAGCTCGGGGGCGGAGGACATTTGACCGTCGCCGGTGCAAGGATATATGACGTCTCATTGGACGAGGCGGAAAAGATGGTTATCGATGCAATAAAACAATATCAGGAGGAGGGCGAAACAGAATGAAAGTAATATTGAATGTTGATATTAAAGGAGTAGGCAAGAAAGGTCAGATAATAAACGCATCTGACGGTTATGCGAGAAATTATTTATTGCCAAGGAAATTTGCGGTATCCGCAACAGGCGGCAATCTTACATCTCTTAATGAAAAAAAGGAAGCAGAGAAATACAGGAAACAGAATGAAAGGGAAAAGGCATTTGAAACAGCAAAGAAACTTAGCGGACTAAAGGTTTTGTTCAAGGTCAAAGCCGGAGAGAACGGCAAGCTTTTCGGTTCCATAACGTCGAAGGATATTGCCGGGGAAATAAAAAAACAACACGGCTTTGAAATCGATAAAAGGAAAATAGTGCTTGATGAGCCCATAAAGTCCGAAGGTATATATAATATTGAAGTCAAAGTATATCCCGAAATAAATGCAAAATTGAAGGTGGAAGTCACAGCCGAGTAAAGGGGACAGCAAATTGAAATCTGTACTGCAGGACTATATCGAAACAGATGGACCAAAATTTATCGAAAACAAAGATGCTGATCAGGATGATCTTTTGAAATATGTTGATATTCTCTATAATGTTACAGGCAATGTGATTGGAAATGATGTTGTAAAAAAAAGAGCCGTCAGGGGAAATCTATATGAATATATAGAATGCAAAGACTTAAGAAAAAAAGTATATGCTCTCATGAGAATAGTTTTTAAAGACAGCGACGATTTAGCTGTACCTTCTGACGATGAAATACGTGAAGCAATCGAAAAAGTTGAGGATGAGCTGGCGAACATACTGGCTAAAAGGCACGTTGAAGCCGATATACGCAGGAAAGTCGATAAAATACTTGTGGAAAAACAGGAAAAATATATGGAGGAGCTTAAACTTTCGATATTGAAAAAGAGGACAGGCTGTGAAAATGCAAAGACTCTTAAAAAATATGCAGATCTTGAAGTCTTAGACAGGATTAAGCTTTCAAAGTCAGTAAGGGAGCTTTTGCGACCGTCAAATATCAGTGAGATCATAGGGCAGGAAAAAGCCATTAAATCGCTTATATCGAAAATCGCATCGCCTTTTCCGCAGCATGTTATATTATATGGTCCCCCGGGTGTCGGTAAGACGACTGCTGCACGGCTCGCTCTTGAGGAAGCCAAGAAAATTTCATATACGCCCTTTAAGTATAAAGCAAAATTTGTTGAAGTGGATGGGACCACATTAAGGTGGGATCCGCGGGAGATAACGAATCCTCTTTTGGGTTCTGTGCATGACCCTATATACCAGGGTTCTAAAAGGGATTTAGCCGAGGATGGGATAGCCGAGCCGAAGCCGGGGCTTGTTACCGAAGCCCATGGCGGCGTACTGTTTATAGATGAAATAGGCGAGCTTGACGAGATGCTCCAGAATAAACTGCTGAAGGTACTGGAGGATAAAAAAGTAGAATTTTCATCTGCATACTATGATCCTGACGATGAAAATACCCCCATGTATATAAAAAAACTCTTTGAAGAAG
This genomic window contains:
- the ssb gene encoding single-stranded DNA-binding protein, whose amino-acid sequence is MNKVVLIGRLTRDPELKFTAGSGVAVTTFTLAVDRNFKNKEGQREADFINCVSYNKLAETMANYLKKGRLIAVSGRIETRTFEGNDGQKRYYTDVVVDDFQFLEKKDATATYTPKPTPEGPTNTGAQKDEDFFPLNGDNEVPF
- the rpsR gene encoding 30S ribosomal protein S18, which gives rise to MLKKNLKNRRPKKKICAFCVDKAEGIDYKDVSKLRKYVSERGKILPRRISGNCAKHQRQLTVAIKRARNIALLPYTTE
- a CDS encoding MazG-like family protein — encoded protein: MNEDFNVTGNIKTIEWLKVEILSALSSLNKGLLKGSKASKDVIADCIAGMVILLYLLSKRIGIEFSYIDSKVQNKLKLGILEEDEIEKDYGDLSKLLNYIRERK
- a CDS encoding YybS family protein, giving the protein MNKINTKALVEASILIAIASIIIIMSIYVPFFMIVGYILWPIPITLLTFKYDIKMSLMSLFALFLIVSAFANPISAFSLILLYGIPAVILGICLRRKTSPFITVLSMAASMFISYIVTIKLSTLIFGIDVMKETYKMFDDGISGAREMLRGMQISEEQINVMIPKELNSSLLRMVLPGMLAVTSILGSFLNYYVVGIIFKRLKIKIDTLKPFNEWYVSNSLSYGLFFSMLVSFILVYLKVNNADIVFNSIYIIFQFAFIIDGFAVVYWFLRSRRIGKILSIFIMVMLLSLSMVIFYLGIIDFILDFRKINPSRKRRIYPGE
- a CDS encoding DHH family phosphoesterase, coding for MNEHNRILKVLMPNTKIYLIIIGLYTVMMFFYNIYLGALCLLLLGVLIYYNLLSIKNRKSEWTKYIENLSSDLGLATKNAVLNLPLPLIICEDNGTVLWYNKSMGDYFTNVDLLGKKVNEYIKDIDIKNIISKNIQIVDKVLIGDKIFSVLVNPIDITDSKRQSKYIVMLYFIDNTGYYNLSKKYESQRPVVCLVDVDNFDEALKSVDDVNRPTLVAEIDKKINMWANETNAVIQKYDDDKYILFFEEKYLDAVIAKKFDILDSIRDITAGNKFPVTLSVGVGKNAHDLGSLASYASSARDLALGRGGDQAVVKDGEKLLLFGGKTKEVEKSTKVKARVIAHALSDLIDQSGEVLIMGHDTPDLDSLGSALGIFRAVKNRGKNAYIILNKPNDTIQSLLKRMEGMALYSNIFITDEQALNRIAKDTLLVIVDVHIKSFTEFPGIVDKIEKIVVIDHHRKSADFIDNAVLYYIETYASSTSELVTELIQYTSEKPNLTVIEAEALMAGIMVDTKNFGFKTGVRTFEAASFLRRCGADTTSVKQLLADDFATYIERTETVKNAKIIGENIAISICKGREGSLSLAVPQAADELLNIKGIEASFVLAKQGKDVIISGRSLGDMNVQLVLEKLGGGGHLTVAGARIYDVSLDEAEKMVIDAIKQYQEEGETE
- the rplI gene encoding 50S ribosomal protein L9, whose product is MKVILNVDIKGVGKKGQIINASDGYARNYLLPRKFAVSATGGNLTSLNEKKEAEKYRKQNEREKAFETAKKLSGLKVLFKVKAGENGKLFGSITSKDIAGEIKKQHGFEIDKRKIVLDEPIKSEGIYNIEVKVYPEINAKLKVEVTAE
- the lonC gene encoding Lon family ATP-dependent protease — translated: MENKDADQDDLLKYVDILYNVTGNVIGNDVVKKRAVRGNLYEYIECKDLRKKVYALMRIVFKDSDDLAVPSDDEIREAIEKVEDELANILAKRHVEADIRRKVDKILVEKQEKYMEELKLSILKKRTGCENAKTLKKYADLEVLDRIKLSKSVRELLRPSNISEIIGQEKAIKSLISKIASPFPQHVILYGPPGVGKTTAARLALEEAKKISYTPFKYKAKFVEVDGTTLRWDPREITNPLLGSVHDPIYQGSKRDLAEDGIAEPKPGLVTEAHGGVLFIDEIGELDEMLQNKLLKVLEDKKVEFSSAYYDPDDENTPMYIKKLFEEGAPADFVLIGATTRQPDEISPALRSRCTEVFFEPLSKDNIVQIIENAAEKLGIIIDDGVARTISDYTIEGRRAVGILADVYGYTLYKNYKSDYKGNLRISKDDLLNVLADSRMVPYSKNKARGCMEAGRILGLGVFGYLGSVIEIEAVAFKVEKKGQGKIRFNEQAGTMARDSVYNAASVIRKLTGKDLSDLDIHVNVIGGGNVDGPSAGAALVCVILSAIDEKPIRQDVAVTGEISIRGNIKPVGGILEKIYGAKQAGIKKVIIPQENMNDVPKDIRDIEIVPVSEIEQVIEVVF